The genomic region AGGATGAATACACCCACCCCGACTCCCTTCGCAAATATGCCGACTGGGTACTTGCAGTCCTGACAATGGCACAGGAAGGGCTGATCACTCCGCACACGATCGAACTGCTTAGTTCCGGGCAGATCACGCCTGCTTTCCTGTCGCCGCTGTTTTCCGCTCTCGAGGAGACGGTTATCGCTCAAACTGAGGAACGGGACGCGCTTTTTGTTCGTCTTGGGGTGGTCGATTTCGAAACAGATCAGACGTTTGCTTCAATGCGGAAGATCACCGACATCTGGATCACGGAGATCGACCGGCTGAGCGAGTGGAGTAAGTTCCTCACCTTTGCGGAAACCTGTGAAAACACGAAGGCATCTGCCGTGCTGCCTCTGCTTTTCATCGACAAGATCTCGGCAGAGGCGCTTATCCCGGCATTTCTTACCGGCTATGCGGACGCTCTTTTGAAAGAGGCATACCGCGTCCGTCCGCTTCTTGCGAGGTTTGCTCAGGCGCCTCATGAACAGAAGATCAAGACATTTGCCGAGTACGACCGGGCTGCGATCTCAGCAAATGCTGCGAGGATCATTCAGAAGCTGGACAAGTCCGTTCCTGAGATATACACTGGCGCTTCCCGTGACTCGGAGATGGGTGTTTTGACCGGCGAGTTCAACAGAAAACGCGGTCACATGTCGATTCGGACCCTGATGAAAAAGGCTGGCGGACTTATCCAGCAGATCAAACCCTGTTTCATGATGAGTCCTCTTTCGGTCGCCCAGTATCTGGATCCCAGGTCCGTTCAGTTTGACATCATCATCTTTGATGAGGCTAGTCAGGTCAGACCGGAGGATGCATTGGGTGCCCTTATGCGTGGTCGCCAGCTTGTGGTGATGGGCGACTCCCGTCAGCTCCCGCCGACGACGTTCTTTGACCAGATCGCGGGTCAGGATGAGGATGAGGAGGAGTCGGTTGCCGGTGTAAAGGATATGGAGAGCCTTCTGCATGTCTGCAAACAGTCGTATCCGACAAAGAGGCTCCGCTGGCATTACCGTTCGAGGCACGAATCGCTTATCGCAATATCCAATCAGGAGTTTTATGACGGGAGTCTGATGGTCTTCCCCTCACCGCGGCACGAGACGCCGGATCTGGGTCTTTCCTTTGTGCATCTGCCGGATACTATTTACGAACGCGGCAGGTCCGGGGTCAACAAAGGCGAAGCTCAGGAAGTTGCCCGGGCGGTGATCGCGTATTATCAGAAGTTCCCGGATAAAACACTCGGTGTTGCCACCTTCTCTACCCGTCAGCAGGAAGTTATCCGTCATGAAGTGGATATTCTGCTCCGTGATCATCCGGAGATCGAAATGCTGATGCGGCCGGCAAACGGCGAAAACTTCTTTGTGAAGAATCTGGAAACGGTCCAGGGTGATGAACGCGACACGATGCTTATCAGTATCGGGTATGGGTTTGATGAGAATCACCGGCTTTCCCGGAACTTCGGGCCGCTGAATCAGGCAGGAGGCGAGAGACGGCTGAATGTTCTGATCACCCGTGCACGGGAACGGTGTGTGGTGTTTTCGAATTTCCGCGGCGCCGATCTGCAGATCGATGCCGAGTCTTCATCCGGTATTGCTGCATTGTCCCGTTTCCTCACCTATGCGGAGGACCGCTCTTCACTGTTAGGCTGTCCTTCGATCGAGGTTTTGGATGAAGCCGGATACTTCCCGGATTCCATCGCAGTAATGCTTGAGGATAAAGGATACATGGTGTCCCGCAACCTTGGATGTGCCGGGTTCAGGATCGATCTTGCGGTCTTTGACCCGAAGGATACCGGGGTGTATATGGCAGGTATCCTCTGTGACGGGCCAAACTATTGGTCCTCCGAAGTGACGCGGGATCGCGACCGTTTGCGTAGCCAGGTCCTTGAAGGACTCGGCTGGCGTCTCATTCGTGTCTGGTCTTCTGAGTGGTTCCAGCACCCGGCATCCTGCACAAAGATCCTTCTGGACTTCCTTGAAGATGTGCAGAAACCGGTGGAGTCTGTTGTTGAAAAAGTGGAGAAGCCGGTAAAGAAGGCGAAGACTTCAGCCTCTCCGGCTTTGACTGAGGAAAAACCAAAACCATCTGTTGTTAAGGCACCGGAGTATGCGAAGGTGAAAGTCGAGCCGTATGTTTTCTGTACTGAGTGTGATCTTTCCAAGTATCACCAGTTTGCCTCCGTGTCTGACTCTGTACTTGCGACAGCGATCGTCCAGATCATCTCCGTCGAAGGACCCGTTTCTTTGAACGAGCTGAATGCCCGGGTAAAGGAGCTTGGCCGTGTCCCGAAGATGACCCCGGCGATCAAGAAAAAGATCGCTTCGCTCGCGGATGACGAGGTGAATGCCGATCGTCTGATCGTGGATGAGGAGGGATTCTACTCTGTTCCCCAAATGGAGCTGGCGGCACGCGAACGACCGGCTAAGTGGTCTTGTGACGACGTGTCGCTTTCAGAGATCGGTCTTGCGGCCGAGGTCATTCTTGGCAAACAATTTGCGACACCCAAGCAGGATCTTGTCCGGCAGACCGCTCTGGTTCTCGGGTTCAAACTGACTGCACAGGTCAAGGTGCGGGTGGAAAAGGGGATTGATGCAGCAATCTCTACCGGAGCTATCATCACAGACGGTGACAAACTCATCCGGGCAGTGGAATAAAACTTCCATACCTTTTTTCAGATGGAAGGTCCAATAAAATGAGTAACAGTCTTTTGGGTTTTTAGATAATATGTTTGAGTCGATTTCCGCAGTAACGAACTCCGCAGGGTATCTCTTGGGAGGAGTAGGGGTGACCCTTCTTTTAGTGGGTCTCTCCCTCTTAATCGGTTTTATCTGCGGAATCGTCCTGACTCTAGGCCAGGTCTACGGCCCGCAGCCGGTCCGCTGGTTCGTCGGTGTCTATGTCTGGTTCTTCCGCGGACTCCCCAATATCGTCTTACTGTTTTTGTTTTACTTCGCGCTCTTCCCGTTCATGGGCTTTGATATGCCGGTATTCGGTGTGGCCGTCACCGTGTTAGGTCTCAGGAGTGCAGCATATCAGTCCCAGATCTTCAGGGGAGCTATCCAGTCATTGTCTGAAGGTCAGATGCTTGCCGCACGCTCCCTCGGAATGACCCGGTGGCAGGCGATCCGCTCGATAGTTCTGCCCCAGTCGCTTCGTCTTTCCCTCCCCGGCTGGTCGAACGAGTATCCGGTTCTGCTGACGGATTCATCGGTTGCCTATGTGATCGGTGTGGCTGAACTTCTGACCAGAACGAGTCAGGTGATTTCCCGGACCGGTGAGCCTATGCTGCTGTATCTCACCTGCGCAGTCATATTCATTCTGTTAAATTACGGTGGCATGATGATCATTCAATATGTGGAAAAGAAAGTCCGGATCCCGGGATTCGGCAACAACGAGGCTGAGTGTTTATGAGCGATGTCCCTATTCTCAAAGTTGAGAACCTCTGTAAGTCGTACGGCGATCTTGAGGTCCTTAAATCCGTTTCATTCGAGATACACAAAGGAGAGAAGAAGGTTTTCGTCGGTCCGTCAGGTACCGGGAAATCCACGCTTCTCCGGTGCATCAACCAGTTGACCCTTCCCGACAGCGGGTTTGTGTATCTGAACGGCGAGGAGATCGTTAACTCCGGGAAAAAGATCAATGAATATCGGCAGAAGATGGGGATGGTCTTTCAGAATTTCAACCTTTTCGATCATCTGACGGCAGTCAGAAACGTGGAACTTGCCCTGCTGAAAGTGAAAAAGATGGATAAAAAATCTGCACGCGAAAAGGCGATGTATGAGTTGGAGCAGGTCGGCATGGCAGATCGTGCAGCCTTTTATCCCGCGCAGTTATCCGGAGGTCAGGCCCAGCGTGTTTCGATTGCCCGGGCACTTGCCATGGATCCCGAGGTCATGCTTTTCGATGAACCTACCTCGGCTCTTGATCCTGAACTGAAGCGTGAGGTTATGGAGGTAATGCGGACCCTTGCAGCCCAGGGGATGACCTGTATCGTCGTTACGCATGAGATGAAGTTTGCAACCTCCTTTGCTACCGAGATCTACCTGATGGAGAAAGGCGAGATCGTTGAACATGGTCCGCCGTCGGAGATACCGACAAGCCCGAACTTTGTAAAAACACGTGCGTTTATGGGCAGTTACGCAGACGAGTGATATGGATAATCTGACCAATACACCAGTGCCTCTAGACGGGCTGAGCGGATTTTTCCAGAGTGCCCTGGACTCTTTCATCTCCCAGATCCCGTTCTGGCAGGATATTCTGCTTCCTGCTCTCTGGAATGGGTTAGTGGTGACGATGCAGCTCGTGATCATGACGGCGCCTTTCGGGTTCCTACTCGGTCTTCTGGTGGCTGTATCCAGAGTTTACGGTCCAACGCCGGTCAAATGGCTTGCAAAACTGTATGTGATATTTTTCCGCGGCTGTCCGCTTTTGGTCCTGCTGTTCATCCTGTATTTTGGTCTGCCGTCGGTTGGGATCGTCTTGGGCTCGTTTATGTCGGCTCTCGTCGGATTCATTTTGTGTAACTCGGCATATAACTCAGAGTATCTCCGCGGAGGACTTCAGTCGATCAAACGCGGTCAGCTGCTTGCGGCCAGGTCTCTTGGTATGACGAAGGCACAGGGAGTTTTGTATGTGGTGGTCCCGCAGGCACTCCGCCGTGCCCTTCCGGGCGTCTCAAACGAGTTCATCTATCTGATAAAATACTCTTCACTTGCGTATGTGGTCGCGGTGATTGAGCTAACCGGTGCAGCAAAAATCATTGCAAGTAAGTATTTTATGTTCTTCGAGGCTTTTGCGGCCGTGGGTATCTTTTATCTGGTTCTCGTGACGATCACGACGTTAGGGGTCCGCTGGCTTGAAAAGAAGTATGCTATCCCTGGTGTGTCGGGTGTAGTTAGGAAAGTTACAAAAGAGCACTAATTTTTTTAAAATCATTTAAATACTTATTTTTCCTATTTCTCTATCATGTCATTATCTGTAGATGTTATTGATAAACTTGCTGCGCTGATCACCGCGGCTTTTGGTCTGGTTGCGGCTCTTGCATGGAACACCGCGATCCAAGCGGTCTTTAAGGAGATTTTTGGAGACCAGAGCAGTGTCCCGGCAATGCTGGGGTATGCCGGTTTTGTGACGATCATTGCCGTTGTCTTTACGGTCTGGATCGGGTACGTCTCGAACAAGACGAAGGAAAAAGTTGTTAAAGTAAAGTTCGTTAAAGATAAGAAAGAGTAATTCCATCCAAATCTTTTTTTTGTTGGACAAGCGTTATAGTTAGTATGCGAGTCTGTTGTGCCCAGTTGATTCAGGTATGGGATGATGTTGATGCGGCTTTTGTCAAAGCTGATGCTTTTCTTGCAGAAAATTCCCGGAAGGCAGATATGGTGGTATTTTCCGAACAGTTTGCGACCGGGTGGCGACCTGCCCCTTCGCCGATCTCGGGTGAGGCGGTGAAAAATCGGTGGCTTGCCCTTGCAGCGAAGCATAAGGTCTGCGTTGTTGGTTCGTATCAGAAAACCGTGGCGGGAGGTTTGCCGCAAAATACGATGCTCGCGTGCGGTCCGACCGGCGAGGTCATCGTCGAGTACTCTAAGATGTATCTGTTTGTGCCTGGAAAAGAGGATCGGTGTTTTTCACCCGGTGCCGAGCCGGTGACGTTTGAGTACGGCGGCGTCAAGTTCGGGTGTGCGATCTGTTTTGATCTGCGGTTTCCGGAGTTGTTTCGGGAGTATCTGAGATTGGGATGCGAATGTGTTCTGGTCCAGGCTGCCTGGCCTGCTGCACGGGTCGCAGACTGGGAGCTTTTACTTCGGGCGCGTGGACTGGAGAATAGAGGATTTGTTATCGGGGCTGCGTGTATGGGGTATGATCCTGTTTCGGGTACGGATTACTGCGGGCGGAGTATGGTATGCGATTATGAAGGGAGGGTCGTAAGTGATGGAGGTGTGTTTGAAGGAGGATGCTCGGGTGAGGTGGATGTGGATGGGGTGAGGGAGATGAGGAGGGTGTGGGGGATGTGTTCCCACGATTGTTTTCGATCTTGAGAAAAAATAGTGTTCGCATCCATTATTTTCTCTGATAATCATCATCACATCTGACAATATCCTCTTCTGTCAGAAGGTCTCCATTTTGCACTTCGACAACCTCAAGTGGAACATCTCCGGGATTTGCAAGCCGGTGAATTGTATTCGCGGGGACAAATGTGCTCTCGCCAGTTCTGACAAGAAAGGTATTTTCTCCATTCGTGACTTCCGCGATTCCGCCTACCACGACCCAATGTTCACTCCGGTGATTATGATATTGAAGAGAAATTCGTTTGTGCGGAGCGACAACTAGTTTTTTAATAAGGAATGTTTTGCTTCGTAGCAGAGTTGTGTATGTTCCCCATGGCCGATGAACAATAGTGTGGTTAACAACCCTGTCATCATTTTTCTGGCGAAGCTGTTCGGTGATCTCCCCAATCTTCTGCGTCTGATTTTTTGGACAGATCATTAGGACGTCTGCCGTGTCGATGATCGCCATCTCGGAAATGCCAATAGTGGAAATCAGTTTGTCTGATATGATGATATTGTTTTTTCCATCCGGTGTGATGTACTCTCCGTTCACCACATTACTATTAATATCCTTCTCACTTATTGAATATAATGCTTCAAAACTACCGAGGTCGTTCCATGCAGTTGATAATGGCACGACTGCAACGTTGGGAGTTTTCTCCAGCAAACCATAATCAATCGAAATCTTTGGTGTAAGTTCGTATGCCTTTGCTACGTTGTGGCTGAATGCATTGAAAACTTCTGGAGCATATTTCCTGCATTCATCTAAAAAGAAATTTGCTGAGAAACAAAATATCCCGGCGTTCCAGAGGTATCTTTCTTTCAGATATTTTTCTGCAGTATGTTTATCGGGTTTTTCCACAAAGGCCGATACCTTGTAGCCTCCTTCGAGTTTGTCTCCGGGTCGGATATATCCGTATCCTGTGTGAGGGGTGGTAGGGACGATGCCAAACGTGACAATATATTTCTTCGTAAGTTTTTCTGCAGCTTTGATTGCTTGATTGTAGGTTTCCGTCTCATCAAGAAGCTGATCTGAAGAGAGGGCGAGAATTATTGCATTGTTATCTATTTCATGGATCTTAAGGGTGGCATATGTAATTGCCGGGAGGGTATTTTTCCCGCAGGGTTCTTCCAGCACATTGCAGGGAATGATGATTTGATTGAGCTGGTCTTCAACAAGAAACTTGTGTGTGTCATTTGTCACGACAAAGATCTCTTCCGGTTTTGAAAATAAAGAAGCACGCAAAACCGCCTTTTGGAAGAGTGATTTTTCTCCAAAAAGCGGGATGAACTGCTTGGGATAATTACTCCTGCTCAAAGGAAAGAGGCGTGTGCCAAAACCGCCGGCGAGAATTATTGTGTACATAAGGTATCTCCTGTATGTATAATATGAATGATTACAATCAAAAGGGTTGTGTATTTCATAACTCTTAAATGATTTTCATTTATCTGCATTATGAGATTGTTTAAACATCATGGAGTATTATCAGAAGAATCATTTTTAGTTATAGATTCCCAGAAAGAGATACTTTTCATCTAGGTCAGATAGACTCATCGTTCTATCTTATTGAAAAATAAATTTTTGTGTAAATAAAATCTGTTTTTAATCAAAAATCCACCATCTATTTGGGAAATGCTGGGTTATTTTCTGATCTCCTTCTCCTATGGGTTCCAATCCTATGTTGCGCATATCCGCATCAACCATAATTTTTATAAGATCCTGAAAGGTAATTTTTGGGTTCCATCCCAATATTTTGGTTGCTTTTCTGGTGTCAGCAATTACATTATCCACTTCAGATGGACGAAATAACGTTTTGTCAAAATGTATATATTTTTCCCAGTTTAAATCAGCATATTCAAACGCTTTTTCCACAAATTCTCGAATATAATGACTATTGCCTGTTCCAATCGCATAATCATCCGGTGTATCCTGCTGAAGCATGGTCCACATTATTTGCACGTATTCTGGTGCGTAACCCCAGTCGCGTTTCACATCAAGGTTTCCCATGATAATTTCATTTTGTTTCCCTGCAATAATTGATGCAACACCTTGCGTTATCTTTCGAGTAACAAAATCTTCCCCTCTACGTGGAGACTCATGGTTAAAGAGAATACCACTGCAGGCAAACGTATTGTAACTTTCTCTATAGTTTTGGGTGAGATAATGTGCATACACTTTTGCACAGGCATACGGACTTCTTGGGTGAAGAAGTGTTGATTCATTTTGAGGTGGGGGAGTTAAACCGAACATCTCACTACTGGAAGCTTGGTAAAATTTGATATTTTTTCCACTCTTTAGGATTGCTTCCAATAATCTCGCAGTACCAAGACCAGTTATATTTCCTGTGTATGCAGGGCAGGTAAAACTGGATCCAACATGACTTTGTGCTGCGAGATTGTAGACTTCATCCGGCATTATTTCTGTGATAAGAGTTTTAATTAACTTATCATCGGATAAATCGCCGTGATGTACAGTAATATTTTGTGCAGATCCCATATTCTTAGACTTTGTCTCAATTTGGAGGGATTTTCTGCTTAATCCATGAACAACGTAACCCTTGCTTAACAAGAATTCTGCAAGATATGATCCATCTTGCCCGGTAATGCCAGTAATCAATGCTGTTTTTCTAATGTTCATCACTCACGCAGTCAGTGTATTATTAATATATTTTGCTATGTCATCACTGTTTCTTTTGAGATATAATATAATGCAATCTGCAATTTATTGTTTGAATGATTGCTACTAAAATTTTTGCACTTTCCTTAACGTTGTTAGATAAGAGGAGTTGATTCGTTTTATTTGTATGCTCTTGCATTAGAAAAAGTCTGTGAATAACTATTATTCGGTTTTGCAGTGTTAAATTACCTATTAAATCTGTTTAGGTGCAGAGAATAAGGAATGTCTTGTACAAAGTTTAGAAAATAGTCACTAAATTATATGTGTCAGTGAAACTAAAACATTTTTTTTCTTTGTTGAAATGTCTAATGAAAAAAGGTGATTAGACATACTTACATAGTAGAGAATAAGTTGTAAATAGCTTTCTCATCCATATACTAATCAATCAGGTGATTCATATTACAAAAACCGCTTTCATTACAGGTATCACTGGTCAGGACGGCTCCTATCTCGCTGAACTCCTTCTCCATAAAGGATATGAAGTACACGGTCTTATCCGCCGCGCCTCAACATTCAATACCTCCCGTCTTGATCACATCTATCAGGATCCGCATGATGACCCGAAACTGATCCTTCACTACGGGGATCTTTCGGATACAGAACAGATCTCCAATATCATCTACAATATCAAACCCTCGGAAGTCTACCACCTCGGTGCCCAGAGTCACGTGCGGGTGAGTTTTGACACGCCCGAGTACACCGGGAATGTCACCGGACTTGGAACCGCAAGACTCCTTGAAACCATCAGGAAAAGCGGTCAGGATATTAGATTCTATCAGGCATCAAGTTCTGAGATGTTTGGCGCAACCCCACCGCCTCAGAATGAGGGGACCAAGTTCTGGCCCCGCAGTCCGTATGCGTGTGCGAAAGTGTATGCGTATTACATGTCACGTAATTATCGTGATGGATATAATATGTTTGTCTGCAACGGAATTCTTTTCAATCATGAATCACCCCGTCGCGGC from Methanocorpusculum sp. harbors:
- a CDS encoding DUF3320 domain-containing protein, with protein sequence MEQGILELEELRSRLLDLTLRNNLLNYKPSPGRSIEVIDCDPAEIYRILVLDEKGMKFYPSSKAARSDADDKRIWKYPTFTQTSKYAELILHTPYTDIELRKKLYSLQNKSRTVFEEQGYPVLYLALGFVEWTERDYPTKPFKAPLLLIPVDLERQKIKENYTLRWTGEDPTLSLSLIAKLAEQGVILPDMGHPETIEEIVSYFALIRETVAEKDWVFTPGTTLDLFSFRKFVMFKDLDLASWEGVSPLEKNPLIKRLFHPEVEKNPAPTFLENEADLRLPSERSFNIMDADSSQIAVIEEAKAGKNLVVEGPPGTGKSQTIANMIAEMMANGKTVLFVSEKMAALEVVKRRLDTAGLSPYCLELHSQKAKKAELIRELEKSIRQPSPESSGFESCHRQIDSLRTELSGYCSELKMPIGACGFTPYDLFGIREQYRYEFENSPHRKNYRLQKIPVEDALGMTPDEYKAAISALQEIAAYLPTLLCDGTPLSGHPWAMTRPGMILPSDQDEIREMVITYQSRIQDLQTVMRAIADLTDVPVPRSETEVSRLIETCRYLLKDFSVTIDILKNPLWGNQAELNRLIANMQNLYDHSSRILANFTPEIFLRNPARLYSEFLAFGEKGTFGKMFSSGYKKLKADIAGYYVGSMPDDAKILSDLKDARNYLTARDEWEQDKGVYLSLFAPVWKDEYTHPDSLRKYADWVLAVLTMAQEGLITPHTIELLSSGQITPAFLSPLFSALEETVIAQTEERDALFVRLGVVDFETDQTFASMRKITDIWITEIDRLSEWSKFLTFAETCENTKASAVLPLLFIDKISAEALIPAFLTGYADALLKEAYRVRPLLARFAQAPHEQKIKTFAEYDRAAISANAARIIQKLDKSVPEIYTGASRDSEMGVLTGEFNRKRGHMSIRTLMKKAGGLIQQIKPCFMMSPLSVAQYLDPRSVQFDIIIFDEASQVRPEDALGALMRGRQLVVMGDSRQLPPTTFFDQIAGQDEDEEESVAGVKDMESLLHVCKQSYPTKRLRWHYRSRHESLIAISNQEFYDGSLMVFPSPRHETPDLGLSFVHLPDTIYERGRSGVNKGEAQEVARAVIAYYQKFPDKTLGVATFSTRQQEVIRHEVDILLRDHPEIEMLMRPANGENFFVKNLETVQGDERDTMLISIGYGFDENHRLSRNFGPLNQAGGERRLNVLITRARERCVVFSNFRGADLQIDAESSSGIAALSRFLTYAEDRSSLLGCPSIEVLDEAGYFPDSIAVMLEDKGYMVSRNLGCAGFRIDLAVFDPKDTGVYMAGILCDGPNYWSSEVTRDRDRLRSQVLEGLGWRLIRVWSSEWFQHPASCTKILLDFLEDVQKPVESVVEKVEKPVKKAKTSASPALTEEKPKPSVVKAPEYAKVKVEPYVFCTECDLSKYHQFASVSDSVLATAIVQIISVEGPVSLNELNARVKELGRVPKMTPAIKKKIASLADDEVNADRLIVDEEGFYSVPQMELAARERPAKWSCDDVSLSEIGLAAEVILGKQFATPKQDLVRQTALVLGFKLTAQVKVRVEKGIDAAISTGAIITDGDKLIRAVE
- a CDS encoding amino acid ABC transporter permease, encoding MFESISAVTNSAGYLLGGVGVTLLLVGLSLLIGFICGIVLTLGQVYGPQPVRWFVGVYVWFFRGLPNIVLLFLFYFALFPFMGFDMPVFGVAVTVLGLRSAAYQSQIFRGAIQSLSEGQMLAARSLGMTRWQAIRSIVLPQSLRLSLPGWSNEYPVLLTDSSVAYVIGVAELLTRTSQVISRTGEPMLLYLTCAVIFILLNYGGMMIIQYVEKKVRIPGFGNNEAECL
- a CDS encoding amino acid ABC transporter ATP-binding protein; its protein translation is MSDVPILKVENLCKSYGDLEVLKSVSFEIHKGEKKVFVGPSGTGKSTLLRCINQLTLPDSGFVYLNGEEIVNSGKKINEYRQKMGMVFQNFNLFDHLTAVRNVELALLKVKKMDKKSAREKAMYELEQVGMADRAAFYPAQLSGGQAQRVSIARALAMDPEVMLFDEPTSALDPELKREVMEVMRTLAAQGMTCIVVTHEMKFATSFATEIYLMEKGEIVEHGPPSEIPTSPNFVKTRAFMGSYADE
- a CDS encoding amino acid ABC transporter permease, translating into MDNLTNTPVPLDGLSGFFQSALDSFISQIPFWQDILLPALWNGLVVTMQLVIMTAPFGFLLGLLVAVSRVYGPTPVKWLAKLYVIFFRGCPLLVLLFILYFGLPSVGIVLGSFMSALVGFILCNSAYNSEYLRGGLQSIKRGQLLAARSLGMTKAQGVLYVVVPQALRRALPGVSNEFIYLIKYSSLAYVVAVIELTGAAKIIASKYFMFFEAFAAVGIFYLVLVTITTLGVRWLEKKYAIPGVSGVVRKVTKEH
- a CDS encoding DUF5654 family protein, which translates into the protein MSLSVDVIDKLAALITAAFGLVAALAWNTAIQAVFKEIFGDQSSVPAMLGYAGFVTIIAVVFTVWIGYVSNKTKEKVVKVKFVKDKKE
- a CDS encoding carbon-nitrogen hydrolase family protein, translated to MRVCCAQLIQVWDDVDAAFVKADAFLAENSRKADMVVFSEQFATGWRPAPSPISGEAVKNRWLALAAKHKVCVVGSYQKTVAGGLPQNTMLACGPTGEVIVEYSKMYLFVPGKEDRCFSPGAEPVTFEYGGVKFGCAICFDLRFPELFREYLRLGCECVLVQAAWPAARVADWELLLRARGLENRGFVIGAACMGYDPVSGTDYCGRSMVCDYEGRVVSDGGVFEGGCSGEVDVDGVREMRRVWGMCSHDCFRS
- a CDS encoding mannose-1-phosphate guanylyltransferase/mannose-6-phosphate isomerase, which gives rise to MYTIILAGGFGTRLFPLSRSNYPKQFIPLFGEKSLFQKAVLRASLFSKPEEIFVVTNDTHKFLVEDQLNQIIIPCNVLEEPCGKNTLPAITYATLKIHEIDNNAIILALSSDQLLDETETYNQAIKAAEKLTKKYIVTFGIVPTTPHTGYGYIRPGDKLEGGYKVSAFVEKPDKHTAEKYLKERYLWNAGIFCFSANFFLDECRKYAPEVFNAFSHNVAKAYELTPKISIDYGLLEKTPNVAVVPLSTAWNDLGSFEALYSISEKDINSNVVNGEYITPDGKNNIIISDKLISTIGISEMAIIDTADVLMICPKNQTQKIGEITEQLRQKNDDRVVNHTIVHRPWGTYTTLLRSKTFLIKKLVVAPHKRISLQYHNHRSEHWVVVGGIAEVTNGENTFLVRTGESTFVPANTIHRLANPGDVPLEVVEVQNGDLLTEEDIVRCDDDYQRK
- the gmd gene encoding GDP-mannose 4,6-dehydratase, with the protein product MNIRKTALITGITGQDGSYLAEFLLSKGYVVHGLSRKSLQIETKSKNMGSAQNITVHHGDLSDDKLIKTLITEIMPDEVYNLAAQSHVGSSFTCPAYTGNITGLGTARLLEAILKSGKNIKFYQASSSEMFGLTPPPQNESTLLHPRSPYACAKVYAHYLTQNYRESYNTFACSGILFNHESPRRGEDFVTRKITQGVASIIAGKQNEIIMGNLDVKRDWGYAPEYVQIMWTMLQQDTPDDYAIGTGNSHYIREFVEKAFEYADLNWEKYIHFDKTLFRPSEVDNVIADTRKATKILGWNPKITFQDLIKIMVDADMRNIGLEPIGEGDQKITQHFPNRWWIFD
- the gmd gene encoding GDP-mannose 4,6-dehydratase, which codes for MIHITKTAFITGITGQDGSYLAELLLHKGYEVHGLIRRASTFNTSRLDHIYQDPHDDPKLILHYGDLSDTEQISNIIYNIKPSEVYHLGAQSHVRVSFDTPEYTGNVTGLGTARLLETIRKSGQDIRFYQASSSEMFGATPPPQNEGTKFWPRSPYACAKVYAYYMSRNYRDGYNMFVCNGILFNHESPRRGETFVTRKITRGLANIVAGKQKYLYMGNLDARRDWGFSPEYVEAMWMMLQQDTPDDYVVSTGQTNSVKEFLEEAFKYAGLNWEDHVRIDPQYFRPTEVENLIGDSSKAKKILGWEPKVTFGDLTRLMVDSDFRAARLEPIGEGDAALAKLYPNKWWGGD